From Pseudomonas sp. FP2335, the proteins below share one genomic window:
- a CDS encoding monovalent cation:proton antiporter-2 (CPA2) family protein has product MCVFANLLIILASSLVVIALFRRLQLPPVLGYLCVGLAVGPTALDWVNDSEELPDLAELGVVFLLFSLGLEFSLTKMLALRHVVFGLGSLQVLGCGVLLGILLMTLGVAPGIALLLGAGLALSSTAIVSKELTSLGEIFSSHGQNAIGVLLFQDVVAVLLLTLVPVFAGTGEQAWYVALPLTLGKTVVLFVGLLLASRWLLPRLFHEVAASHSAELFVLLALVIVLLTAWLTHLLGLSPALGAFLAGMLLGESHYRHQIEADIRPFRDILLGLFFVSIGMLIDLQLFVSHSLLILGLTLTLMLVKGCVVAALVKWRGSDSETAWRSGLALAQGGEFCFALMAQMQQSRLIPDEFNGLLLAATFCSMLLTPLLLRAAPAIALRLHRKPNQQVQLEHITALNAELRGHAVICGYGRVGQSIGRFLRNEQQAFIALDDDPERVQEAATEDSSVHYGDCRRGALLSAVGLERARLVVIAVDNTDVALVVLKEARRINREVPILVRTRDDSQLAELKAAGASEVVPELLESSLMLASHALILLGLPDQQVQARVDEVRHNRYRLLHGFYQAADEPLNPD; this is encoded by the coding sequence ATGTGTGTGTTTGCCAACCTGCTGATCATTCTGGCCTCATCCTTGGTGGTGATTGCGCTGTTTCGCCGGCTGCAACTGCCGCCCGTGCTCGGCTACCTGTGCGTGGGCCTGGCCGTGGGACCGACTGCCCTGGACTGGGTGAATGACAGCGAAGAGCTGCCGGACCTGGCCGAACTGGGCGTGGTGTTCCTGCTGTTCTCCCTGGGCCTGGAGTTTTCCTTGACCAAAATGCTTGCCCTGCGCCATGTGGTGTTCGGCCTGGGCAGTTTGCAGGTGCTGGGTTGCGGGGTGCTGCTGGGTATCCTGTTGATGACGCTGGGCGTGGCACCGGGCATCGCGTTGTTGCTCGGTGCCGGGCTGGCGTTGTCGTCCACGGCCATCGTCAGCAAGGAGCTGACCAGCCTCGGCGAAATCTTCAGCAGCCATGGCCAGAATGCGATTGGCGTATTGCTGTTCCAGGATGTGGTGGCGGTGTTGCTGCTGACCCTGGTGCCGGTGTTCGCCGGCACCGGCGAGCAGGCCTGGTACGTGGCATTGCCGCTGACCCTGGGCAAGACCGTGGTGCTGTTTGTCGGCTTGCTGCTGGCCAGCCGCTGGCTGTTGCCGCGCCTGTTTCATGAGGTCGCGGCGTCTCACTCGGCGGAGCTGTTTGTGCTGCTGGCGTTGGTGATCGTGCTGCTTACGGCGTGGCTGACGCACTTGCTGGGGCTGTCCCCGGCCCTCGGCGCGTTCCTGGCCGGCATGCTGCTTGGGGAAAGCCATTACCGGCACCAGATCGAAGCCGACATCCGCCCGTTTCGCGACATCCTGCTGGGGCTGTTTTTCGTCAGTATCGGCATGCTGATCGACCTGCAACTGTTCGTCAGCCACAGCCTGTTGATCCTGGGCCTGACGCTCACGCTGATGCTGGTCAAAGGCTGCGTGGTAGCTGCGCTGGTCAAGTGGCGCGGCAGCGACAGCGAGACCGCCTGGCGCAGCGGCCTGGCCCTGGCCCAGGGCGGCGAGTTCTGTTTTGCCTTGATGGCGCAGATGCAACAGAGCCGGCTGATTCCGGACGAGTTCAACGGCCTGTTGCTCGCTGCGACGTTCTGTTCGATGTTGCTCACGCCCCTGCTGTTGCGCGCCGCGCCAGCCATTGCCCTGCGTCTGCACCGCAAGCCCAACCAGCAGGTGCAACTGGAACACATCACCGCACTCAACGCCGAACTGCGCGGGCATGCGGTGATTTGTGGGTATGGCCGCGTCGGGCAATCCATCGGACGTTTTCTACGCAATGAACAACAGGCGTTTATCGCCCTGGATGACGACCCGGAACGGGTGCAGGAAGCCGCCACCGAAGACAGCAGCGTGCATTACGGCGATTGCCGACGGGGCGCATTACTCAGCGCGGTCGGCCTGGAGCGCGCGCGGTTGGTGGTGATTGCCGTGGACAACACCGATGTCGCCCTGGTGGTGTTGAAAGAAGCGCGGCGAATCAACCGCGAAGTGCCGATCCTGGTGCGCACCCGCGATGACAGCCAGTTGGCCGAATTGAAAGCTGCAGGCGCCAGTGAAGTGGTGCCTGAGCTATTGGAGTCGAGCCTGATGCTCGCCTCCCACGCCTTGATCCTGCTGGGCCTGCCGGACCAACAGGTGCAGGCGCGGGTCGACGAAGTGCGGCATAACCGCTATCGCCTGCTGCACGGTTTTTATCAAGCGGCCGACGAGCCGCTCAATCCTGACTGA
- a CDS encoding glutaredoxin family protein, whose amino-acid sequence MLPECQLFGTLGCHLCENAESEIMPLVEHGLMVELVDIADSEALFESYGLRIPVLRRVDTGAELDWPFDSGQVVAFLR is encoded by the coding sequence ATGCTTCCTGAATGCCAGCTGTTCGGCACCCTGGGTTGCCATCTTTGTGAGAATGCCGAATCCGAAATCATGCCGCTCGTCGAACACGGGCTGATGGTTGAATTGGTCGATATCGCCGATTCCGAAGCGCTGTTTGAGAGCTACGGCCTAAGGATTCCGGTACTCCGCCGGGTCGACACCGGCGCTGAGCTGGACTGGCCGTTCGACAGCGGGCAGGTGGTCGCCTTCCTGCGCTGA
- a CDS encoding pseudouridine synthase, whose protein sequence is MSTSGFIASEHQASTLYLPPGPWATVLECLCEHFPAIGREHWLDRIARGRVLDVHGSPISQGLAYKEGLCIYYFREVPNEKVIPVEESILYADEHLVVADKPHFLPVTPAGEYVEQTLLRRLIRRLDNPSLVPLHRIDRHTAGLVLFSANPASRAAYQQLFPTRQIDKFYEAIAPALPDLTFPLVHKSRLVDGEPFFRMQEGAGVSNTETAVEVREKHGDLWRYGLFPVTGKKHQLRVHMTALGASICNDPFYPDVIKDAVDDYANPLKLLAQGVRFIDPVTGEERSFRSRITLDW, encoded by the coding sequence ATGTCCACTTCCGGTTTTATCGCGTCCGAGCACCAAGCCAGCACCCTGTACTTGCCGCCGGGCCCTTGGGCGACGGTGCTCGAGTGCCTGTGCGAGCACTTCCCGGCGATCGGCCGGGAACATTGGCTGGACCGCATCGCGCGCGGTCGGGTGCTGGATGTCCACGGTAGCCCGATCAGCCAGGGCCTGGCCTACAAGGAAGGCCTGTGCATCTACTACTTTCGCGAAGTGCCGAACGAAAAGGTGATCCCGGTCGAGGAGAGCATCCTCTACGCCGATGAACACTTGGTGGTCGCCGACAAACCGCACTTCCTGCCTGTGACGCCGGCCGGTGAGTATGTCGAGCAAACCCTGCTGCGCCGCCTGATCCGCCGCTTGGACAATCCGTCGCTGGTGCCCTTGCATCGCATTGACCGGCACACCGCGGGGCTGGTGCTGTTTTCGGCCAACCCGGCCAGTCGTGCGGCGTATCAACAGCTGTTTCCCACGCGCCAGATCGACAAGTTCTACGAAGCCATCGCCCCTGCCTTGCCCGACCTGACCTTCCCCCTGGTGCATAAAAGCCGCCTGGTGGATGGCGAGCCGTTCTTCCGCATGCAGGAAGGCGCAGGTGTGAGCAACACCGAAACGGCGGTTGAAGTGCGCGAGAAACACGGCGATCTGTGGCGCTACGGCCTGTTCCCGGTGACCGGCAAGAAGCACCAGTTGCGCGTGCACATGACTGCGCTCGGCGCGAGTATCTGTAACGACCCGTTCTACCCTGACGTGATCAAGGATGCCGTGGACGACTACGCCAACCCCCTCAAGCTGCTGGCCCAGGGTGTCCGGTTCATCGACCCGGTGACCGGCGAAGAACGCAGCTTCCGTAGCCGCATCACCCTCGACTGGTAA
- a CDS encoding YgdI/YgdR family lipoprotein, translating into MTQRTIAALMLALGLATLAGCASPTVITLNDGREIQAVDTPKFDKDSGFYEFEQLDGKQTRINKDQVRTVKDL; encoded by the coding sequence ATGACTCAACGGACCATCGCCGCTCTCATGCTTGCACTGGGCCTCGCCACCCTCGCCGGTTGCGCTTCGCCAACAGTGATCACCCTGAATGACGGTCGCGAAATCCAGGCCGTCGACACCCCTAAATTCGATAAGGATTCGGGCTTCTACGAGTTCGAACAACTGGACGGCAAGCAGACCCGCATCAACAAGGATCAGGTCCGCACCGTTAAAGACCTGTAA
- the mobA gene encoding molybdenum cofactor guanylyltransferase MobA, which produces MPIDSSPLPCSVLLLSGGRGQRMGGQDKGLLEWRGQPLIAHLHGLVRPLTDDLIISCNRNSERYAAFADQLVNDDSPDYPGPLAGIRAGLVAARHGHLLILPCDVPQIDAQLLAELRTTAQRNPRVPVMVRHGQFWEPLICILPTALRDAVEAAWHAGERSPRQIFMKLGAVGLECPADDPRLANLNTPELLLPSPGVSE; this is translated from the coding sequence ATGCCTATCGATTCATCGCCCCTACCCTGTTCGGTGTTGCTGTTGTCCGGTGGCCGTGGCCAGCGCATGGGCGGCCAGGACAAGGGCCTGCTGGAATGGCGCGGTCAGCCGTTGATTGCGCACCTGCACGGTTTGGTCCGGCCGCTGACGGACGACCTGATCATCTCGTGCAACCGCAACTCCGAGCGATACGCGGCGTTTGCCGACCAACTGGTCAATGACGACAGCCCGGACTACCCCGGGCCGCTCGCAGGCATCCGCGCCGGTCTTGTCGCCGCGCGTCATGGGCATTTGCTGATCCTGCCGTGCGATGTACCGCAGATCGATGCACAACTGTTGGCCGAGCTGCGTACGACCGCGCAACGCAATCCGCGGGTGCCTGTGATGGTGCGCCATGGTCAATTCTGGGAACCGCTGATCTGCATCCTGCCCACCGCCCTGCGCGACGCGGTCGAGGCCGCCTGGCACGCCGGTGAACGCAGCCCGCGACAGATCTTCATGAAACTCGGCGCGGTGGGCCTGGAATGCCCGGCGGATGATCCGCGCCTGGCCAACCTGAATACCCCCGAGCTGTTACTCCCCAGCCCCGGCGTGTCAGAATGA
- the moaB gene encoding molybdenum cofactor biosynthesis protein B: MTAKADAPFVPLNIAVLTVSDTRTLDTDTSGQVFVDRLTAAGHNLAERVLLKDDLYKIRAQVAHWIAEDVVQVVLITGGTGFTGRDSTPEAVSCLLDKQVDGFGELFRQISVADIGTSTVQSRALAGLANGTLVCCLPGSTNAVRTGWDGILAEQLDNRHRPCNFVPHLKQAEPCESRG; the protein is encoded by the coding sequence ATGACCGCCAAGGCAGATGCGCCCTTCGTACCCCTGAACATCGCTGTATTGACCGTCAGCGACACCCGCACCCTGGACACCGACACCTCGGGCCAGGTCTTCGTCGACCGCCTCACCGCCGCGGGCCACAACCTGGCCGAGCGTGTGCTGCTCAAGGATGATCTCTACAAGATCCGCGCCCAGGTCGCCCACTGGATCGCCGAAGACGTGGTGCAGGTCGTGCTGATCACCGGCGGCACCGGCTTCACCGGCCGCGACAGCACCCCGGAAGCCGTGAGCTGCCTGCTGGACAAACAAGTCGACGGCTTTGGCGAACTGTTCCGCCAGATCTCCGTGGCCGACATCGGCACCTCCACCGTGCAATCGCGCGCCCTGGCCGGCCTGGCCAACGGCACCCTGGTGTGCTGCCTGCCGGGTTCGACCAATGCGGTGCGCACCGGCTGGGATGGCATCCTCGCCGAGCAACTGGACAACCGTCACCGCCCATGCAATTTCGTACCGCACTTGAAGCAGGCCGAGCCCTGTGAATCCCGTGGGTAA
- the glp gene encoding gephyrin-like molybdotransferase Glp has translation MNPVGKPGKSGALMPVEDALAQLLAMAEAAPIRDLQTLPLADCDGRVLAQDLIATLDLPPWPNSAMDGYALRLADWNGEPLVVSQRIFAGQAPQPLAAGTCARIFTGAPVPEGADCVEMQENAVVHADERVSFSEPLHLQQNIRPQGQETTVGELVLTAGTRLGPVELGLAASLGRDRLEVIRRPRVAVLSTGDELIEPGLPLGPGQIYNSNRRVLCTWLERMGCEVIDAGILPDDLEQTRSRLAGLGSVDLILSTGGVSVGEADFLGIALREEGELALWKLAIKPGKPLTFGHFRGVPVIGLPGNPASTLVTFALLARPYLLRRQGVADVEPLRFEVPVGFTWPKPGNRREYLRGRIEQGKAIIYRNQSSGVLRSAAWAEGLVEVLEGTMLAEGDVVNFIPLSEVLN, from the coding sequence GTGAATCCCGTGGGTAAGCCCGGCAAGAGCGGTGCGCTGATGCCGGTGGAAGACGCCTTGGCGCAACTGCTGGCGATGGCCGAGGCCGCGCCGATCCGCGATTTGCAAACGTTGCCCCTGGCCGATTGCGATGGCCGTGTCTTGGCGCAAGACCTGATCGCCACCCTCGACCTGCCGCCTTGGCCGAACAGCGCCATGGACGGTTACGCCCTGCGCCTGGCCGACTGGAACGGCGAGCCGTTGGTGGTCAGCCAGCGCATCTTCGCCGGGCAGGCGCCGCAGCCATTGGCCGCCGGCACCTGCGCGCGGATCTTCACCGGTGCACCGGTGCCGGAAGGCGCGGATTGCGTGGAGATGCAGGAGAACGCCGTGGTCCACGCCGACGAGCGCGTGAGTTTCAGCGAGCCCCTGCACCTCCAGCAGAACATCCGCCCCCAAGGCCAGGAAACCACGGTCGGTGAGTTGGTCCTGACTGCAGGCACGCGCCTGGGGCCCGTCGAACTGGGGCTCGCCGCTTCACTCGGGCGCGACCGCCTTGAAGTCATCCGCCGCCCGCGCGTCGCCGTGCTGTCCACCGGTGACGAACTGATCGAGCCCGGCCTGCCGCTGGGCCCCGGGCAGATCTACAACAGCAACCGTCGTGTGTTGTGTACCTGGCTTGAGCGCATGGGCTGCGAGGTGATCGACGCCGGCATTCTGCCCGACGATCTGGAGCAGACCCGCTCGCGCCTGGCGGGCCTGGGCAGCGTTGATCTGATCCTGTCGACGGGCGGTGTGTCGGTCGGCGAGGCGGATTTCCTCGGCATTGCCCTGCGGGAAGAGGGCGAGCTGGCGCTGTGGAAGCTCGCGATCAAACCAGGCAAGCCGCTGACCTTCGGGCACTTCCGTGGCGTGCCGGTGATTGGCCTGCCGGGCAACCCGGCGTCGACCCTGGTGACGTTTGCGTTGCTGGCGCGGCCCTACCTGCTGCGCCGCCAAGGGGTGGCGGACGTGGAGCCATTGCGTTTCGAAGTGCCAGTGGGGTTCACGTGGCCCAAACCGGGCAACCGCCGCGAGTACCTGCGCGGGCGCATCGAGCAGGGCAAGGCGATCATCTACCGCAACCAGAGCTCCGGCGTGCTGCGCAGCGCGGCGTGGGCCGAGGGGTTGGTGGAGGTGTTGGAAGGGACGATGTTGGCGGAGGGGGATGTGGTCAACTTCATTCCCCTGAGCGAAGTCTTGAACTGA
- a CDS encoding EscU/YscU/HrcU family type III secretion system export apparatus switch protein: protein MNNANPPRQAIALKYDGQQAPTLTAKGDDALAEAILKLARENEVPIYENAELVKLLARMELGDSIPEELYRTVAEIIAFAWTLKGKFPVGYDPDAGPVERDITERGDDY, encoded by the coding sequence ATGAACAACGCCAACCCGCCGCGCCAGGCGATTGCCCTCAAGTACGACGGCCAGCAAGCACCGACCCTGACGGCCAAGGGTGACGATGCGCTGGCCGAGGCGATCCTCAAGCTGGCGCGGGAGAATGAAGTACCGATCTATGAAAATGCCGAGCTGGTGAAGCTGCTGGCACGCATGGAGCTGGGGGATAGCATTCCGGAGGAGTTGTACCGCACGGTGGCGGAGATCATTGCGTTTGCCTGGACGTTGAAGGGCAAGTTCCCGGTGGGATATGACCCGGATGCGGGGCCGGTGGAGCGGGACATCACAGAGCGTGGCGACGACTACTGA
- a CDS encoding flagellar hook-length control protein FliK, with the protein MTGEINLPVLPPASTGGPAPLPATGELLKLLEPQTGLISPGKTANAEVIALKQGGEAFQLLLKLTLDGGRQTLVQASSAQPLPLGSNVAVSQTPAGNLTISLQQALSANVAALTRIDTTQLPVGTLLQAKVLTTQMLPQGAAQPAIYRSLVTVLNNTLAGATLTLESPQPLRVGSLLSAVVQNAQTLNFVPLSGLKDQLAVTQQLATQHSRQGSLDAVFTALQNLPRSDSTSTELRAAAERLLAALPDLAQVSNPKVLAQVIQNSGAFLEAKLLAGQNPGVPPLDMKGALLRLVAELLPALPASTNLNAILAANTLAQVLPNFVRSPLNTLGQLSARQAPAGFPLPERLMAKLEGEGDLENLLRLAAGAISRLQSHQLSSLEQTGTTADGRLQTTWQLEIPMRTLQDIVPLQVKFQREEPAPDKDQPERKERKDPRQMLWRVDLAFDMEPLGPLQVQAQLSQGKLSSQLWATRPFTASLIESHLGHLRERLVTSGLNVGDLDCHLGTPPRGPKTGLEQRWVDETA; encoded by the coding sequence ATGACCGGCGAAATCAACCTTCCTGTGCTTCCACCCGCCTCGACAGGCGGGCCCGCCCCGCTGCCCGCGACCGGTGAACTGCTCAAGTTGCTGGAACCGCAGACCGGGCTGATTTCCCCGGGAAAAACCGCCAACGCCGAAGTCATCGCCCTGAAACAAGGCGGTGAAGCCTTTCAGTTGCTGCTCAAGCTGACCCTCGACGGCGGCCGCCAGACCCTGGTGCAAGCCAGCAGCGCGCAACCCTTGCCGTTGGGCAGCAATGTGGCGGTCAGCCAGACCCCGGCGGGCAACCTGACCATCAGCTTGCAGCAGGCCCTGAGCGCCAACGTCGCCGCCCTCACCCGCATCGACACCACGCAGTTGCCGGTCGGCACGCTGCTGCAAGCCAAGGTGCTGACCACCCAGATGCTGCCCCAGGGCGCAGCGCAACCGGCGATCTACCGTTCGCTGGTGACGGTGCTCAACAACACCCTTGCCGGCGCTACATTGACGTTGGAAAGCCCCCAGCCGCTGCGCGTCGGCAGCTTGCTCAGCGCCGTGGTGCAGAACGCGCAAACCCTGAATTTCGTGCCGCTGAGTGGCTTGAAGGACCAACTGGCCGTCACCCAGCAGTTGGCGACTCAACATAGCCGCCAAGGCTCACTGGATGCCGTGTTCACTGCGTTGCAGAACCTGCCGCGCAGTGACAGCACCTCCACTGAACTGCGCGCGGCGGCCGAGCGTTTGTTGGCTGCTTTGCCCGATTTGGCGCAAGTCAGCAATCCGAAAGTGCTGGCCCAGGTGATCCAGAACAGCGGCGCCTTTCTTGAAGCCAAACTGCTCGCAGGGCAGAACCCAGGGGTTCCACCGCTGGACATGAAAGGCGCCCTGCTGCGCCTGGTGGCCGAGCTGCTACCGGCCCTGCCCGCCAGCACCAACCTCAATGCCATCCTCGCCGCCAATACCCTGGCCCAGGTACTGCCCAACTTTGTACGCAGCCCGCTGAACACCCTCGGCCAGCTCAGCGCCCGCCAGGCTCCCGCCGGTTTCCCGCTGCCCGAACGGCTGATGGCGAAACTGGAAGGCGAAGGCGACCTGGAAAACCTGCTGCGCCTGGCCGCCGGCGCCATCTCACGCCTGCAAAGCCACCAGCTGTCGAGCCTGGAGCAAACCGGCACCACCGCCGATGGTCGCCTGCAAACCACCTGGCAGTTGGAAATCCCCATGCGCACCTTGCAGGACATCGTGCCCTTGCAGGTCAAGTTCCAGCGTGAAGAACCGGCGCCGGACAAAGACCAGCCCGAACGCAAAGAACGCAAAGACCCCAGGCAGATGCTCTGGCGCGTAGACCTGGCGTTCGACATGGAGCCACTGGGACCGTTGCAGGTCCAGGCGCAACTGAGCCAGGGCAAACTGTCCAGCCAGCTCTGGGCGACCCGGCCGTTCACCGCCAGCTTGATCGAAAGCCACCTGGGCCACTTGCGCGAACGCCTGGTCACCTCGGGCCTTAACGTCGGCGACCTCGACTGCCACCTCGGCACCCCGCCACGCGGGCCGAAAACCGGACTGGAGCAACGCTGGGTGGATGAAACCGCATGA
- the ccmA gene encoding cytochrome c biogenesis heme-transporting ATPase CcmA: MTSPLLEAVALSCERDLRLLFEHLDLRLTGGDMVQISGPNGSGKTSLLRLLAGLMQPTAGEIRLNGKPLNAQRTELARNLIWIGHAAGIKDVLTAEENLSWLSALHHPASRDAIWQALAAVGLKGFEDVPCHTLSAGQQRRVALARLYLPGPPLWILDEPFTALDKQGVAQLEEHLAQHCEQGGLVVLTTHHTLARMPAGYRDLDLGRWSL, encoded by the coding sequence TTGACCAGCCCTCTTCTTGAAGCCGTAGCGCTTTCCTGTGAACGCGACCTGCGCCTGTTGTTCGAGCACCTCGACCTGCGGCTGACGGGCGGCGACATGGTGCAGATCAGCGGCCCCAACGGCAGCGGCAAGACCAGTCTGCTGCGGCTGCTGGCCGGGTTGATGCAACCGACGGCGGGTGAAATCCGCCTCAACGGCAAGCCCCTGAACGCGCAACGTACTGAACTGGCCCGCAACCTTATCTGGATCGGCCACGCCGCCGGGATCAAGGACGTGCTCACCGCCGAAGAAAACCTCAGTTGGCTCAGCGCCCTGCATCATCCCGCCTCCCGTGACGCCATCTGGCAGGCCCTCGCCGCCGTCGGCCTCAAGGGCTTCGAAGACGTACCCTGTCACACCCTGTCCGCTGGCCAGCAGCGCCGCGTGGCCCTCGCGCGTTTGTACCTGCCGGGCCCGCCGCTGTGGATTCTCGACGAACCCTTCACCGCCCTCGACAAACAAGGCGTCGCCCAGTTGGAAGAGCACTTGGCCCAACACTGCGAGCAGGGCGGGCTGGTGGTGCTCACCACCCACCACACCCTCGCGCGCATGCCCGCCGGTTACCGTGACCTGGACCTGGGCCGGTGGTCGCTATGA
- the ccmB gene encoding heme exporter protein CcmB gives MSVFALLVAREARLLCRRPAELANPLVFFAIVIALFPLAVGPETKLLQTLSPGLVWVAALLSVLLSLDGLFRSDFEDGSLEQWVLSSHPLPLLVLAKVLAHWVFSGLALVLLSPLLALMLGLPVECLPILLLSLLLGTPVLSLLGAVGAALTVGLKRGGLLLALLILPLYIPVLILGSGALQAALMGMPATGYLLWLGSLTALAVTLTPFAIAAGLKISVGE, from the coding sequence ATGAGTGTGTTTGCCCTGTTGGTCGCCCGCGAAGCCCGGTTGTTATGCCGGCGCCCGGCCGAGTTGGCCAACCCACTGGTGTTCTTCGCGATTGTCATCGCACTCTTCCCTTTGGCGGTCGGTCCCGAGACTAAACTGTTGCAAACCTTGTCTCCGGGACTGGTGTGGGTGGCGGCGCTTTTATCGGTGCTGCTCTCGCTGGACGGGCTGTTTCGCAGTGATTTCGAAGACGGTTCCCTGGAGCAGTGGGTCCTTTCGTCGCACCCCCTGCCTCTACTGGTATTGGCCAAGGTGCTGGCACACTGGGTTTTTTCCGGCTTGGCGCTAGTCTTGCTCTCGCCGCTGCTGGCGCTGATGCTCGGTTTGCCCGTCGAATGCCTGCCGATCCTGCTGCTGAGCCTGTTGCTCGGTACGCCGGTCCTCAGTTTGCTGGGGGCGGTGGGCGCGGCGTTGACCGTGGGTTTGAAGCGCGGCGGGCTGTTGCTGGCCCTGTTGATTCTGCCGTTGTACATCCCGGTGTTGATCCTGGGCAGCGGCGCCTTGCAAGCCGCGCTCATGGGCATGCCGGCGACCGGTTACCTCTTGTGGCTTGGCAGCCTGACCGCCCTGGCGGTAACCCTGACACCTTTTGCGATAGCGGCCGGCCTGAAGATCAGCGTCGGCGAATAA
- a CDS encoding heme ABC transporter permease → MNWTWFHKLGSPKWFYGISGKLLPWLSLFAVLLIGIGLVWGLAFAPPDYQQGNSFRIIYIHVPAAMLAQSCYVMLAVCGIVGLVWKMKLADVALQCAAPIGAWMTAVALVTGAIWGKPTWGSWWVWDARLTSMLILLFLYFGLIALGNAISNRDSAAKACAVLAIVGVINIPIIKYSVEWWNTLHQGATFTLTEKPAMPVEMWAPLLLMVLGFYCFFGAVLLMRMRLEVLKREARASWVKAEVQSCLGARG, encoded by the coding sequence ATGAACTGGACCTGGTTTCACAAGCTTGGCTCACCCAAATGGTTCTACGGCATCAGCGGCAAGCTGCTGCCGTGGTTGAGCCTCTTCGCCGTGCTGCTGATCGGCATCGGCCTGGTCTGGGGCCTGGCCTTCGCGCCGCCGGACTATCAGCAAGGTAACAGCTTTCGCATCATCTACATCCACGTGCCGGCCGCGATGCTGGCCCAGTCCTGCTACGTGATGCTGGCGGTGTGCGGCATCGTCGGCCTGGTCTGGAAGATGAAACTCGCCGATGTCGCCCTGCAATGCGCCGCGCCCATCGGGGCGTGGATGACGGCCGTGGCGCTGGTCACCGGGGCGATCTGGGGCAAGCCGACCTGGGGTTCGTGGTGGGTGTGGGATGCGCGACTAACGTCCATGTTGATCCTGCTGTTCCTGTACTTCGGTCTGATTGCCCTGGGCAATGCGATCAGTAATCGTGACAGTGCCGCCAAGGCCTGCGCGGTGCTGGCGATTGTCGGCGTGATCAACATCCCGATCATCAAGTACTCGGTGGAGTGGTGGAACACCCTGCACCAAGGCGCCACCTTCACCCTCACCGAAAAACCGGCAATGCCCGTGGAAATGTGGGCGCCGCTGCTGTTGATGGTGCTGGGGTTCTACTGCTTTTTCGGCGCGGTGCTGCTGATGCGCATGCGCCTTGAGGTGCTCAAGCGTGAAGCCAGGGCCAGTTGGGTCAAGGCCGAAGTGCAAAGCTGCCTGGGAGCACGTGGATGA
- the ccmD gene encoding heme exporter protein CcmD: protein MSFASFSDFLAMGHHGLYVWTAYGICLAVLALNVAAPILARKRYLQQEARRLRRETEK from the coding sequence ATGAGTTTTGCTTCTTTCAGTGATTTTCTCGCCATGGGCCACCACGGCCTGTACGTCTGGACGGCCTATGGCATCTGCCTGGCGGTGCTGGCCCTCAACGTCGCCGCGCCGATCCTGGCCCGCAAGCGTTACCTGCAACAAGAGGCGCGTCGTCTGCGCCGGGAGACCGAAAAGTGA
- the ccmE gene encoding cytochrome c maturation protein CcmE: MNPLRRKRLLIILAILAGVGIAVALALSALQQNINLFYTPTQIANGEAPLDTRIRAGGMVEQGSLKRSGDSLDVTFVVTDFSKSVTISYRGILPDLFREGQGIVALGKLNADGVVVADEVLAKHDEKYMPPEVTKALKDSGQSAPTPAKEG; the protein is encoded by the coding sequence GTGAATCCGCTGCGTAGAAAACGTCTGTTGATCATCCTGGCCATCCTGGCTGGCGTGGGCATTGCCGTGGCCCTGGCCTTGAGCGCCTTGCAACAGAACATCAACCTGTTCTACACCCCGACCCAGATCGCCAATGGCGAAGCGCCGCTGGATACCCGCATCCGCGCCGGCGGCATGGTCGAGCAGGGCTCGCTGAAACGCTCCGGCGACTCCCTTGACGTGACCTTCGTGGTCACCGACTTCAGCAAGTCCGTGACCATCAGCTACCGCGGCATCCTCCCGGACCTGTTCCGCGAAGGCCAGGGCATCGTCGCCTTGGGCAAGCTCAACGCCGACGGCGTGGTGGTGGCCGATGAAGTGCTGGCCAAGCACGATGAAAAATACATGCCGCCGGAAGTGACCAAGGCCCTGAAAGACAGCGGCCAGTCCGCACCAACGCCCGCCAAGGAGGGTTGA